From Streptomyces sp. NBC_01460, a single genomic window includes:
- the fmt gene encoding methionyl-tRNA formyltransferase translates to MKLVFAGTPEVAVPALDALIASDRHEVAAVVTRPDAPAGRGRRLVASPVAERAEEAGIEVLKPTRPRDEDFLARLREIAPDCCPVVAYGALLPKSALDVPARGWVNLHFSLLPAWRGAAPVQHAVMAGDEVTGASTFLIEEGLDSGPVYGVLTEEVRPTDTSGDLLTRLAFAGAGLLAATMDGVEDGTLHAVPQPAEGVTLAPKIGVEDAQVRWTEPALRVDRVVRGCTPAPGAWTLFRGERLKLVQAVPVLDRTDLAPGELSAGKNNVYVGTGSHAVELLWVQPQGKKPMRAADWARGVRIVHGELLGL, encoded by the coding sequence ATGAAGCTCGTCTTCGCAGGCACCCCCGAGGTCGCCGTCCCCGCTCTGGACGCCCTGATCGCCTCCGACCGCCACGAGGTGGCCGCGGTGGTGACCCGCCCCGACGCACCGGCCGGGCGGGGACGCCGGCTGGTCGCCAGCCCCGTGGCCGAGCGCGCGGAGGAGGCGGGCATCGAGGTGCTCAAGCCCACCAGGCCGCGTGACGAGGACTTCCTGGCGCGGCTGCGGGAGATCGCACCGGACTGCTGCCCCGTGGTCGCGTACGGCGCCCTGCTCCCCAAGAGCGCGCTGGACGTCCCGGCCAGGGGCTGGGTCAACCTGCACTTCTCGCTCCTGCCCGCCTGGCGCGGTGCCGCGCCCGTGCAGCACGCGGTGATGGCCGGCGACGAGGTCACCGGGGCGTCGACCTTCCTCATCGAGGAGGGGCTGGACTCGGGCCCGGTGTACGGCGTCCTCACCGAGGAGGTCCGGCCCACCGACACCAGCGGTGATCTGCTCACCCGGCTCGCCTTCGCGGGCGCCGGGCTGCTCGCGGCGACCATGGACGGCGTCGAGGACGGCACCCTGCACGCCGTGCCGCAGCCGGCCGAGGGCGTCACGCTCGCCCCGAAGATCGGCGTCGAGGACGCCCAGGTGCGGTGGACGGAGCCCGCGCTCCGGGTCGACCGCGTGGTGCGCGGCTGCACCCCCGCCCCGGGGGCCTGGACCCTCTTCCGCGGCGAACGCCTCAAGCTCGTCCAGGCCGTCCCCGTCCTGGACCGCACCGACCTCGCCCCGGGCGAGCTGTCCGCCGGCAAGAACAACGTGTACGTGGGCACCGGCTCCCACGCCGTGGAGCTGCTCTGGGTCCAGCCGCAGGGCAAGAAGCCGATGAGGGCCGCCGACTGGGCCCGGGGCGTGCGCATCGTCCACGGGGAGCTCCTGGGCCTCTGA
- a CDS encoding primosomal protein N' translates to MSSDDERSDEPGAPEQLALIRETVRRAEVPRAKPRTWRGAALAGELPVARVLVNKGALHLDQYFDYAVPEELDADAQPGVRVRVRFGAGGRQVRGGRREGGGLIDGFLIERRATSDYQGALAALAYVVSPEPVLGPELLELSRAVADRYAGSLADVLQLAVPPRNGRAEGKPSPDPLPPPPVPSPGTWERYAQGPGFLRALAEGGAPRAVWTALPGPHWPEEIARAMAATLASGRGALVVVPDGRSAGRVDAALTAVLGEGRHALLTADSGPEKRYRQWLAVRRGSVRAVVGTRAAMFAPVADLGLVALWDDGDSSHSDDNAPFPHVREVLELRATHGRCAFLLGGTSCTVEAAQLVESGWALPLRAEREQMRIAAPLVRTVGDGELARDGAARSARLPSLAWQTVRDGLRSGPVLVQVPRRGYAPRLACERCREPARCRHCAGPLQAPDQRDLDCAWCGRAETAWNCTACGGVRLRAQIVGARRTAEELGRAFPAVPVRTSGRDHVLDSVPDQPALVVSTPGAEPVAEGGYAAALLLDGWAMVGRPDLRAGEEALRRWTAAAALVRGQPEGGTVVIVAEPTLRPVQALVRWDPVGHARRELAERAELGFPPVSRMAAVTGPPEAVAAYLAGAELPPEAEVLGPVPVQGAGPGRPRRQGDAPPGETWERALVRVPPGRGAALAAALKTAQATRTARGTGDPVRIRIDPPDIG, encoded by the coding sequence GTGAGCAGCGACGACGAGCGGTCCGACGAGCCCGGGGCACCGGAGCAGCTCGCGCTCATCCGGGAGACGGTGCGCCGGGCGGAGGTGCCGCGTGCGAAGCCGCGGACCTGGCGGGGCGCCGCGCTCGCCGGGGAGCTGCCGGTCGCCCGCGTCCTCGTGAACAAGGGCGCCCTCCACCTCGACCAGTACTTCGACTACGCCGTCCCCGAGGAGCTCGACGCCGACGCGCAGCCCGGCGTGCGGGTCCGGGTGCGCTTCGGAGCCGGAGGACGCCAGGTCCGCGGCGGGCGGCGCGAGGGCGGCGGCCTGATCGACGGCTTCCTGATCGAACGGCGCGCCACCTCGGACTACCAGGGAGCCCTCGCGGCCCTCGCCTACGTCGTCTCACCGGAGCCGGTCCTCGGGCCGGAGCTGCTCGAGCTCTCGCGGGCCGTCGCCGACCGTTACGCCGGCAGCCTCGCGGACGTGCTCCAGCTCGCCGTGCCCCCCAGGAACGGCCGTGCCGAGGGCAAACCGTCGCCCGACCCCCTTCCGCCTCCGCCCGTCCCGTCACCCGGCACCTGGGAGCGTTACGCCCAGGGGCCCGGTTTCCTGCGGGCACTGGCCGAGGGCGGGGCGCCCCGGGCGGTGTGGACGGCGCTGCCGGGACCGCACTGGCCCGAGGAGATCGCCCGTGCGATGGCCGCGACCCTGGCCTCGGGCCGGGGGGCGCTCGTCGTCGTACCGGACGGCCGGAGCGCGGGCCGGGTCGACGCCGCGCTCACCGCGGTGCTGGGGGAGGGGCGCCACGCGCTGCTGACCGCCGACTCCGGGCCGGAGAAGCGCTACCGCCAGTGGCTGGCGGTCCGGCGCGGTTCCGTGCGCGCGGTGGTCGGGACCAGGGCGGCGATGTTCGCCCCGGTCGCCGACCTCGGCCTGGTGGCGCTCTGGGACGACGGGGACTCCAGCCACAGCGACGACAACGCTCCCTTCCCGCACGTCAGGGAGGTCCTGGAGCTCCGGGCGACGCACGGCCGCTGCGCGTTCCTCCTGGGCGGGACGAGCTGCACGGTCGAGGCCGCCCAGCTGGTCGAGAGCGGCTGGGCCCTGCCCCTGCGCGCGGAGCGGGAGCAGATGCGGATCGCCGCCCCCCTGGTGCGCACCGTCGGCGACGGGGAGCTCGCCCGGGACGGCGCGGCCCGTTCGGCGCGACTGCCCAGCCTGGCGTGGCAGACCGTGCGGGACGGGCTGCGCAGCGGCCCCGTGCTCGTCCAGGTGCCGCGCCGGGGGTACGCCCCCCGGCTGGCCTGCGAGCGCTGCCGCGAGCCTGCGCGGTGCCGGCACTGTGCGGGACCGCTCCAGGCCCCGGACCAGCGGGATCTCGACTGCGCGTGGTGCGGGCGGGCCGAGACGGCCTGGAACTGCACGGCCTGCGGCGGTGTGCGGCTGCGGGCACAGATCGTCGGGGCCCGCAGGACCGCCGAGGAACTGGGCCGGGCGTTTCCCGCCGTGCCCGTACGGACGTCGGGGCGGGACCACGTGCTGGACTCGGTGCCCGACCAGCCCGCCCTCGTCGTGAGCACCCCCGGGGCCGAGCCGGTGGCCGAGGGCGGCTACGCGGCGGCGCTGCTGCTGGACGGCTGGGCGATGGTCGGCAGGCCCGACCTGCGGGCGGGTGAGGAGGCCCTGCGGCGCTGGACGGCCGCCGCCGCGCTGGTGCGGGGGCAGCCGGAGGGCGGCACGGTGGTGATCGTGGCCGAGCCGACCCTGAGGCCCGTGCAGGCCCTGGTCCGCTGGGACCCGGTCGGTCACGCCCGCCGCGAGCTCGCGGAGCGGGCGGAGCTCGGCTTCCCCCCGGTGTCCAGGATGGCCGCGGTGACCGGCCCGCCGGAGGCGGTGGCCGCGTACCTCGCCGGTGCGGAGCTGCCCCCCGAAGCCGAGGTGCTCGGCCCGGTGCCCGTGCAGGGGGCCGGTCCCGGCAGGCCCCGCAGACAGGGCGACGCCCCGCCGGGGGAGACCTGGGAGCGCGCGCTGGTGAGGGTCCCGCCGGGGCGGGGTGCCGCGCTGGCGGCCGCCCTGAAGACGGCCCAGGCGACCCGGACGGCCAGGGGCACCGGGGACCCCGTGCGGATCAGGATCGATCCGCCGGACATCGGCTGA
- the metK gene encoding methionine adenosyltransferase, giving the protein MSRRLFTSESVTEGHPDKIADQISDTILDALLREDPSSRVAVETLITTGLVHVAGEVTTKAYADIPNLVRNKVLEIGYDSSKKGFDGASCGVSVSIGAQSADIAQGVDTAYEKRVEGASRREEEDELDKQGAGDQGLMFGYACDETPELMPLPIHLAHRLSRRLSEVRKNGTIPYLRPDGKTQVTIEYDGDKAVRLDTVVVSSQHASDIDLDSLLAPDIREFVVEHVLSQLIEDGIKLDTEGYRLLVNPTGRFEIGGPMGDAGLTGRKIIIDTYGGMARHGGGAFSGKDPSKVDRSAAYAMRWVAKNVVAAGLATRCEVQVAYAIGKAEPVGLFVETFGTAAVDTEKIEHAIGEVFDLRPAAIIRDLDLLRPIYAQTAAYGHFGRELPDFTWERTDRVDALRAAAGL; this is encoded by the coding sequence TCGCGCGTCGCCGTCGAGACCTTGATCACCACCGGTCTGGTGCATGTCGCGGGTGAGGTCACGACCAAGGCCTACGCCGACATCCCCAACCTCGTGCGCAACAAGGTCCTGGAGATCGGCTACGACTCCTCCAAGAAGGGCTTCGACGGAGCCTCCTGCGGCGTCTCGGTGTCCATCGGCGCCCAGTCCGCGGACATCGCCCAGGGTGTCGACACCGCGTACGAGAAGCGGGTCGAGGGTGCCTCCCGGAGGGAGGAGGAGGACGAGCTCGACAAGCAGGGCGCGGGCGACCAGGGGCTGATGTTCGGCTACGCCTGCGACGAGACCCCCGAGCTGATGCCGCTGCCGATCCACCTCGCGCACCGGCTCTCGCGCCGCCTCTCCGAGGTCCGCAAGAACGGGACCATCCCGTACCTGCGCCCCGACGGCAAGACCCAGGTCACCATCGAGTACGACGGCGACAAGGCCGTCCGCCTCGACACGGTCGTCGTCTCCTCGCAGCACGCCTCCGACATCGACCTGGACTCGCTGCTCGCGCCGGACATCCGCGAGTTCGTCGTCGAGCACGTCCTGTCGCAGCTCATCGAGGACGGCATCAAGCTGGACACCGAGGGCTACCGCCTGCTGGTGAACCCGACCGGCCGCTTCGAGATCGGCGGCCCGATGGGTGACGCCGGCCTCACCGGCCGCAAGATCATCATCGACACCTACGGCGGCATGGCCCGCCACGGCGGCGGTGCCTTCTCCGGCAAGGACCCGTCCAAGGTCGACCGCTCGGCCGCCTACGCCATGCGCTGGGTCGCGAAGAACGTCGTGGCGGCGGGGCTCGCCACCCGCTGCGAGGTCCAGGTCGCCTACGCGATCGGCAAGGCCGAGCCGGTGGGCCTCTTCGTCGAGACCTTCGGCACCGCCGCGGTCGACACGGAGAAGATCGAGCACGCCATCGGCGAGGTCTTCGACCTCCGCCCGGCCGCGATCATCCGCGACCTCGACCTGCTCCGCCCGATCTACGCCCAGACCGCGGCCTACGGACACTTCGGCCGTGAGCTCCCGGACTTCACCTGGGAGCGCACCGACCGCGTGGACGCGCTGCGCGCGGCCGCGGGGCTCTAG